The proteins below are encoded in one region of Bosea sp. BIWAKO-01:
- a CDS encoding helix-turn-helix domain-containing protein, whose translation MTDDPRSGCPINLTLEVVGDKWSLLIIRDMMFGNRRHFRELLLHSKEGISSNILADRLKTLLDQGIITRSDDPSHKQKVTYSLTEKGIGLLPALAQMSCWGLKFLPVSEELSIRAELLAEGGPAMWEEFMDELRENHLGQPNPRRANPGWLSVGTRLRAAYDAVVARKAAEALADAG comes from the coding sequence ATGACCGACGATCCTCGCTCGGGCTGTCCGATCAACCTCACGCTCGAGGTGGTCGGCGACAAATGGAGCCTGCTCATCATTCGCGACATGATGTTCGGCAACCGCCGGCATTTCCGGGAATTGCTGCTGCACTCCAAGGAGGGCATCTCGTCGAACATCCTGGCCGACCGGCTGAAAACCCTGCTCGACCAGGGCATCATCACCAGAAGCGACGACCCGAGCCACAAGCAGAAGGTGACCTACAGCCTGACCGAGAAGGGCATCGGGCTCCTGCCGGCTCTGGCCCAAATGTCGTGCTGGGGGCTGAAATTCCTGCCGGTCAGCGAAGAACTCTCGATCCGGGCCGAACTGCTGGCCGAGGGCGGGCCCGCCATGTGGGAAGAGTTCATGGACGAGCTGCGCGAAAACCATCTCGGCCAGCCCAATCCGCGACGCGCAAATCCCGGCTGGCTGAGCGTCGGCACGCGCCTGCGGGCGGCCTATGACGCCGTGGTCGCGCGCAAGGCAGCAGAGGCGCTCGCCGACGCAGGCTGA
- a CDS encoding glutathione S-transferase family protein, whose protein sequence is MSLTLHFHPLSSFCQKVVVALYENGTPFTPKLVDLGDPEQRMALLKLWPMGRFPVLQDDARGRIVPESSIIIDYLDQTYPGAHRLIPDDLGLALETRLQDRFFDIYLNETMQKIVGDRIRPAGGKDPTGVEQARKRLQTAYDVLEHTLAGRRWAAGDVFTMADCAAAPALYYSELVLPFRDTHKAVAAYFDRLLERPSYKRVLQEAAPYLHMFPRG, encoded by the coding sequence ATGTCCCTGACGCTGCATTTCCATCCGCTGTCCTCCTTCTGCCAGAAGGTGGTGGTCGCGCTCTATGAGAACGGTACGCCCTTCACGCCAAAGCTGGTCGACCTCGGCGATCCCGAACAGCGCATGGCGCTGCTGAAGCTCTGGCCGATGGGCCGATTCCCGGTGCTGCAGGATGACGCGCGGGGCCGCATCGTGCCTGAGTCCAGCATCATCATCGACTATCTCGACCAGACCTATCCCGGCGCGCACCGGCTGATCCCCGACGACCTCGGTCTCGCGCTCGAAACCCGGCTGCAGGACCGCTTCTTCGACATTTATCTCAATGAGACCATGCAGAAGATCGTCGGTGATCGCATAAGGCCGGCCGGTGGCAAGGATCCGACCGGCGTCGAACAGGCAAGGAAACGGCTCCAGACGGCCTATGATGTGCTGGAGCACACGCTGGCGGGACGGCGCTGGGCCGCGGGGGATGTCTTCACGATGGCCGACTGCGCTGCCGCGCCGGCGCTCTATTATTCCGAGCTCGTGCTGCCGTTCCGCGACACGCATAAGGCCGTCGCCGCCTATTTCGACCGGCTGCTGGAGCGCCCGTCCTATAAGCGTGTGCTGCAAGAGGCGGCGCCCTACCTGCATATGTTCCCACGCGGCTAG
- a CDS encoding SRPBCC family protein: MTEHSVTHATFTIERVYDASAVRVFAAWADPAIKRRWFACHDDWEAGEHRFDFSVGGREHLTTRESDGVDHVYDAVYQDILPGSRIVYAYAMRLAERRISVSLATVLFRSEGARTRLVFTEQAAFLDGYDRPEEREHGTRIGLDNLARELQRQSAAA, translated from the coding sequence ATGACGGAACATAGTGTCACGCATGCCACCTTCACCATCGAGCGCGTCTATGACGCCTCTGCGGTCCGTGTCTTCGCGGCCTGGGCCGATCCGGCGATCAAGCGGCGCTGGTTCGCCTGCCACGACGACTGGGAGGCCGGCGAACACCGGTTCGACTTCTCGGTTGGTGGCCGGGAACATCTGACGACACGGGAGTCCGACGGCGTCGACCATGTCTACGATGCGGTCTACCAGGACATCCTGCCCGGCAGCCGCATCGTCTACGCCTATGCGATGCGCCTGGCCGAGCGGCGCATTTCGGTGTCGCTGGCAACCGTCCTATTCAGGTCGGAAGGCGCGCGAACACGGCTCGTCTTCACCGAGCAGGCTGCATTCCTTGACGGTTACGACCGTCCGGAGGAACGGGAACACGGCACCCGCATCGGCCTCGACAATCTCGCCCGCGAATTGCAGCGCCAGTCTGCTGCTGCCTGA
- a CDS encoding helix-turn-helix transcriptional regulator yields MLHQPAQLDLMFQALADPTRRLMVERLCDGPASVSELAAPLAMTLSAVVQHLAVLEESGLVRSQKQGRVRTCHVETQALRAAERWINERRMLWERRFDRLGAYLAENPEEPDEGSPR; encoded by the coding sequence ATGCTTCACCAACCGGCGCAACTCGACTTGATGTTCCAGGCCCTGGCGGATCCGACCCGCCGGCTGATGGTGGAGCGCCTGTGCGATGGCCCGGCCTCGGTGAGCGAGCTTGCCGCGCCGCTGGCGATGACATTGTCGGCGGTGGTGCAGCATCTCGCGGTGCTCGAGGAAAGCGGCCTCGTCCGCTCGCAGAAGCAGGGCCGGGTGCGGACCTGCCATGTCGAGACGCAGGCCCTGCGCGCCGCCGAGCGCTGGATCAACGAGCGCCGGATGCTGTGGGAGCGGCGCTTCGATCGCCTGGGCGCCTATCTCGCAGAGAACCCGGAAGAACCGGACGAAGGAAGCCCGAGATGA
- a CDS encoding GMP reductase yields MRIENDPKLDFRDVLIRPKRSTLGSRAHVDVNRTFRFAHTGKDWTGFPLIAANMDVVGTMGMARALLKHGAMVALHKHYDADDLIAFFKEKESANAFYSLGTTETDHEKLKHVHSKAPISKICLDVANGYTEKFVDTVKATREAFPHAAIMAGNVVTGDMTEALLLAGADIVKVGIGPGSVCTTRKMTGVGYPQLSAIIECSDAAHGLKGLVCGDGGCTVPGDLAKAYGGGADFVMLGGMLAGHDECEGKIRYEERDGKKVPVAMTFYGMSSDTAMKRYSGGVAKYRASEGKTVEVPYRGPVEGTMQELMGGVRSAMTYIGAVRLKEMPKRTTFIMVGSQLNTVFGT; encoded by the coding sequence ATGCGCATCGAGAACGATCCCAAGCTCGACTTCCGGGACGTGCTGATCCGGCCCAAGCGGTCGACGCTGGGCAGCCGCGCCCATGTCGACGTCAACCGCACCTTCCGCTTCGCCCATACCGGCAAGGACTGGACCGGCTTTCCGCTGATCGCCGCCAACATGGATGTGGTCGGCACCATGGGCATGGCGCGCGCATTGCTGAAGCACGGCGCGATGGTGGCCCTGCACAAGCATTACGATGCCGACGATCTGATCGCCTTCTTCAAGGAGAAGGAATCGGCCAATGCCTTCTACTCGCTCGGCACCACCGAGACCGATCACGAGAAGCTGAAGCACGTCCATTCCAAGGCGCCGATCAGCAAGATCTGCCTCGATGTCGCCAATGGTTACACCGAGAAATTCGTCGACACCGTGAAGGCGACCCGCGAAGCCTTCCCGCATGCGGCGATCATGGCCGGCAATGTCGTGACCGGCGACATGACGGAAGCGCTGCTTCTTGCAGGCGCCGACATCGTCAAGGTCGGCATCGGCCCCGGCTCGGTCTGCACCACCCGCAAGATGACCGGCGTCGGCTATCCGCAGCTCTCCGCCATCATCGAATGTTCCGACGCGGCGCATGGCCTGAAGGGCCTGGTCTGCGGGGATGGCGGCTGCACTGTGCCCGGCGATCTGGCCAAGGCTTATGGTGGCGGCGCCGACTTCGTCATGCTGGGCGGCATGCTCGCCGGCCATGACGAATGCGAGGGCAAGATCCGCTACGAGGAGCGCGACGGCAAGAAGGTCCCGGTCGCGATGACCTTCTACGGCATGTCCTCGGACACGGCGATGAAGCGCTATTCCGGGGGCGTCGCGAAATACCGCGCCTCCGAGGGCAAGACCGTCGAAGTGCCCTATCGCGGCCCGGTCGAGGGTACGATGCAGGAGCTGATGGGCGGCGTGCGCTCGGCGATGACCTATATCGGTGCCGTGCGGCTGAAGGAGATGCCCAAGCGCACCACCTTCATCATGGTCGGCAGCCAGCTGAACACGGTGTTCGGCACCTGA
- a CDS encoding amino acid ABC transporter substrate-binding protein — protein sequence MTMTKMMFLGAAAALAAAATAANAQQLAPSPTLDAIKARGHLECGVHLGLPGFSFANDKGEWTGLDVDYCKALAAAVLGDATKVKFTPTSVQQRWPILQSGQVDLLSRNSTITFSRNATLGLNFQGINFYEGQTFIVRKSTNAKTAADLDGASVCVAAGSTEEKNAADWFRERNLKVTITNFQKNDDAIAAYDAGRCDAYTAGVGALAGQRAKLKVPGDHVILTQPISNDPQGPVTRYGDERWQLIVRWVLNGTIAAEMLGVTSANVDEIKANSKNSEVRRLLGVEGGFGAMMGLPDDWMYKAIKQVGNYGESYERSVGMGSPLKLERGQNQLWTKGGLLFTPPFQ from the coding sequence ATGACGATGACGAAGATGATGTTTCTGGGGGCCGCAGCCGCCCTTGCAGCCGCGGCCACCGCCGCCAATGCGCAACAGCTGGCGCCAAGCCCGACCCTGGATGCCATAAAGGCCCGCGGGCATCTCGAATGCGGCGTGCATCTTGGCCTGCCAGGCTTCTCCTTCGCCAATGACAAGGGCGAGTGGACCGGGCTCGATGTCGATTACTGCAAGGCGCTGGCGGCAGCCGTGCTGGGCGATGCCACCAAGGTGAAGTTCACGCCGACCTCGGTTCAGCAGCGCTGGCCGATCCTGCAATCGGGCCAGGTCGACCTGCTCTCGCGCAACTCGACCATCACCTTCTCGCGCAACGCGACCTTGGGCCTGAACTTCCAGGGCATCAATTTCTACGAAGGCCAGACCTTCATCGTCCGCAAGTCGACCAATGCCAAGACGGCGGCCGATCTCGACGGCGCCTCGGTCTGCGTCGCCGCCGGCTCGACCGAGGAGAAGAACGCCGCCGATTGGTTCCGCGAGCGCAACCTCAAGGTCACGATCACCAATTTCCAGAAGAACGACGACGCCATCGCCGCTTATGATGCCGGCCGCTGCGACGCCTATACCGCCGGCGTCGGCGCGCTCGCAGGTCAGCGCGCCAAGCTCAAGGTCCCGGGCGATCACGTCATCCTGACCCAGCCGATCTCGAACGATCCCCAGGGGCCGGTGACGCGCTATGGCGACGAGCGCTGGCAGCTGATCGTGCGCTGGGTATTGAATGGCACCATCGCCGCCGAGATGCTCGGCGTCACCTCGGCCAATGTCGATGAGATTAAGGCCAATTCCAAGAACTCGGAAGTCCGCCGCCTGCTCGGCGTCGAAGGCGGTTTCGGCGCGATGATGGGCCTGCCGGACGACTGGATGTACAAGGCCATCAAGCAGGTCGGCAATTATGGCGAGAGCTATGAGCGTTCGGTCGGCATGGGCTCGCCACTGAAGCTCGAGCGTGGCCAGAACCAGCTCTGGACCAAGGGTGGCTTGCTGTTCACGCCGCCCTTCCAGTGA
- a CDS encoding amino acid ABC transporter permease — translation MASVLSFINDKRVRDLFYQVALVLGLVGATVWFVRNASENMVKAGIASGFDFLWRTSGIEVPFVLTGYTQQDNILALFWVGIANTMLVTVIAIALATLLGFVIGIARLSSHWLLSTIAGAYIEFVRNIPLLFFVLFWYFGVIAALPAPRASLSLFGVAFLNNRGLTIPLPDSPANFRWALAIMLLSWLVQWLVMRWARRRKEETGRDAPVLMLGILFVLIVPALAFAWAGLSVSWDVPVLRGFNYRGGFVVIPEFVALLAALVTYTAGFIAEIVRGGIQAVPHGQSEASAALGLRPRQILRLVVIPQALRVIVPPMTNQYLNVLKNSSFGAAIAYPDIVSLFMGSALNNTGQAIEIIAMTLAVYLVIGLAVSAFMNWYNARIALVTR, via the coding sequence GTGGCCAGCGTTCTGTCCTTCATCAACGACAAGCGGGTGCGCGACCTGTTCTATCAGGTCGCGCTCGTGCTTGGTCTCGTCGGCGCGACCGTCTGGTTCGTGCGCAACGCCTCGGAGAACATGGTCAAGGCCGGCATCGCGTCGGGCTTCGACTTTCTCTGGCGCACATCGGGGATCGAAGTTCCCTTCGTCCTGACCGGCTACACCCAGCAGGACAACATCCTCGCGCTGTTCTGGGTCGGCATCGCCAACACGATGCTGGTCACGGTGATCGCGATCGCCCTTGCCACCCTGCTCGGCTTCGTCATCGGCATCGCACGGCTGTCTTCGCACTGGCTGCTCTCGACGATCGCCGGCGCCTATATCGAGTTCGTCCGCAATATCCCGCTGCTGTTCTTCGTCCTGTTCTGGTACTTTGGCGTGATCGCGGCCCTGCCGGCGCCACGCGCCTCATTGAGCCTGTTCGGCGTCGCCTTCCTCAATAATCGCGGCCTGACCATTCCGCTGCCCGACTCGCCGGCGAATTTCCGCTGGGCCTTGGCGATCATGCTCCTGTCCTGGCTGGTGCAGTGGCTGGTGATGCGCTGGGCACGTCGGCGGAAGGAGGAGACCGGCCGTGACGCGCCCGTCCTCATGCTCGGCATCCTGTTCGTCCTGATCGTGCCCGCGCTGGCCTTCGCCTGGGCCGGGCTCTCCGTAAGCTGGGACGTGCCGGTGCTGCGCGGCTTCAATTACCGCGGCGGCTTCGTCGTGATCCCCGAATTCGTCGCGCTGCTGGCGGCGCTCGTGACCTACACGGCCGGCTTCATCGCCGAGATCGTGCGCGGCGGCATCCAGGCCGTGCCGCATGGCCAGAGCGAGGCATCTGCCGCGCTCGGCCTGCGTCCCCGGCAAATCCTGCGGCTCGTCGTCATCCCGCAGGCGCTGCGTGTGATCGTGCCGCCGATGACCAACCAATATCTCAACGTCCTGAAGAACTCGTCCTTCGGTGCCGCCATTGCGTATCCCGACATCGTGAGCCTGTTCATGGGCTCGGCTCTGAACAATACCGGGCAGGCGATCGAGATCATCGCCATGACGCTTGCGGTCTATCTGGTGATCGGGCTTGCCGTCTCGGCCTTCATGAACTGGTACAATGCCAGGATCGCGCTGGTGACACGATGA
- a CDS encoding amino acid ABC transporter permease, whose product MSAATLPLWRQRLFGTPATAALTVILALGIAWVAVPLIRWALIDATWSGTTRNDCTGSGACWVFIRARFGQFMYGLYPVDERWRADLAGAIFALSGLGLYLSPKSMRIRLAILALVILPPLGVWLLAGGFGLRPVETREWGGLMLTLFISVYSSLIAIPLGILLALGRQSQLKVVRLISVLFIEFWRGVPIIAVIFLASLLLPLILPSGTGIDRLARAVIGLGLVIAAYMAEAVRGGLQALPSGQREAATALGLTYWKATGLIVLPQALRISLPAMTNEFIALIKNTTLVLVVSILDLLGIAQASLADPNWVGMNMEAYAFAGAIYWLICYALSRWSKRLERRKLG is encoded by the coding sequence ATGAGCGCAGCAACCTTACCGCTCTGGCGCCAGAGGCTGTTCGGCACGCCGGCGACCGCCGCCCTTACCGTCATCCTCGCACTCGGCATCGCCTGGGTCGCGGTCCCGCTGATCCGCTGGGCGCTGATCGACGCAACCTGGTCCGGCACCACCCGCAATGACTGCACCGGCAGCGGTGCCTGCTGGGTCTTCATCCGGGCCCGCTTCGGCCAGTTCATGTACGGGCTCTATCCGGTCGACGAACGTTGGCGGGCAGATCTCGCCGGGGCGATCTTCGCACTGTCTGGACTTGGCCTCTATCTCTCGCCGAAATCCATGCGGATCCGGCTCGCGATCCTGGCGCTGGTCATCCTGCCGCCGCTCGGCGTCTGGCTGCTGGCCGGCGGGTTCGGCCTGCGCCCGGTCGAGACGCGCGAGTGGGGCGGGCTGATGCTGACGCTCTTCATCTCGGTCTATTCCAGCCTGATCGCGATCCCGCTCGGCATCCTGCTGGCGCTGGGACGCCAGTCGCAGCTCAAGGTGGTGCGGCTGATCAGCGTGCTGTTCATCGAGTTCTGGCGCGGCGTGCCGATCATCGCTGTGATCTTCCTCGCCTCGCTGCTGCTGCCGCTGATCCTGCCGAGCGGCACGGGCATCGACCGCCTGGCACGCGCCGTGATCGGGCTTGGCCTCGTCATCGCCGCCTATATGGCCGAAGCCGTCCGCGGCGGATTGCAGGCGCTTCCCTCCGGCCAGCGCGAGGCTGCGACGGCGCTGGGACTGACCTATTGGAAGGCGACCGGGCTGATCGTCCTGCCGCAGGCCTTGCGGATTTCGCTGCCGGCGATGACCAATGAATTCATCGCGCTGATCAAGAACACGACGCTCGTGCTCGTCGTCTCGATCCTCGACCTGCTCGGCATCGCGCAGGCGTCGCTTGCCGACCCCAACTGGGTCGGGATGAACATGGAGGCCTATGCCTTCGCCGGGGCGATCTATTGGCTGATCTGCTACGCGCTCTCACGCTGGAGCAAGCGCCTCGAGCGACGCAAACTGGGTTAG
- a CDS encoding GcrA family cell cycle regulator, with protein MNDVGAWTDERVELLKKLWSDGLSASQIAGELGNVTRNAVIGKVHRLGLSGRAKSPAASSTPRPRKAPTRAPSHPVGGNAGMTRGANALAPQYEPEAEVEVEQAPALPEDVVVPFSDRVTIMDLREYMCRWPMGDPTTAEFRFCGGRSQTGMPYCSYHARIAYQPAADRRRDRKIVRA; from the coding sequence ATGAACGACGTCGGAGCATGGACGGACGAACGCGTCGAGCTTCTCAAGAAGCTCTGGAGCGACGGACTGAGCGCCAGCCAGATCGCCGGCGAGCTCGGCAACGTCACGCGTAACGCCGTGATCGGCAAGGTGCATCGGCTTGGTCTTTCCGGCCGCGCCAAGAGCCCGGCCGCGTCGTCGACGCCGCGCCCCCGGAAGGCGCCGACCCGCGCGCCGAGCCATCCTGTCGGCGGCAATGCCGGCATGACCCGTGGCGCCAATGCGCTCGCGCCGCAATATGAGCCGGAGGCCGAGGTCGAGGTCGAGCAGGCGCCGGCTTTGCCTGAGGACGTCGTGGTGCCGTTCTCCGATCGGGTCACGATCATGGACCTGCGCGAATATATGTGCCGCTGGCCGATGGGCGACCCGACCACGGCGGAATTCCGCTTCTGCGGCGGCCGCTCGCAGACCGGCATGCCCTATTGCAGCTACCACGCTCGGATTGCCTATCAGCCCGCGGCCGATCGCCGTCGCGACCGCAAGATCGTGCGCGCCTGA
- a CDS encoding aspartate aminotransferase family protein yields the protein MTPAPVNPSQSVLLPTYARAPIALERGEGAWVVASDGQRYLDFGAGIAVNALGHAHPHLVQALTEQASRIWHTSNLYSMPEGERLARRLCEATFAERVFFTNSGAEANECAIKMARKHHAAKGHPERYRIITFEGAFHGRTLATIAAGGQQKYIDGFGPKVDGFDQVPFDDEAALKAAIGPETAALMIEPIQGEGGLRSVPVRFLKLIRELCDTHGLMLIFDEIQTGVGRTGKFFSYELSGIAPDIMAIAKGIGGGFPMGACLATEDAASGMTLGTHGTTFGGNPLAMAVGNAVLDVVLAPGFLDHVQQMSLRLRQSLAQLRDHHPDVIAEIRGEGLMIGLKLNTPNTDFVVEARAAGLLVVAAGDNVVRLLPPLIITEADAAEAIVRLERAAQAVEATLTRPAAE from the coding sequence ATGACCCCTGCCCCCGTTAACCCTTCCCAGTCCGTGCTGCTGCCGACCTATGCCCGCGCGCCGATCGCGCTCGAGCGCGGCGAGGGCGCCTGGGTGGTCGCGTCGGATGGCCAGCGCTATCTCGATTTCGGAGCCGGCATCGCCGTCAATGCGCTCGGCCATGCGCATCCGCATCTGGTCCAGGCGCTGACCGAGCAGGCCTCGCGTATCTGGCACACCTCAAACCTCTACAGCATGCCGGAAGGCGAGCGTCTGGCCCGGCGGCTCTGCGAGGCGACCTTCGCGGAACGGGTGTTCTTCACCAATTCCGGCGCCGAGGCCAATGAGTGCGCCATCAAGATGGCGCGCAAGCACCATGCAGCGAAGGGTCATCCCGAGCGCTATCGCATCATTACCTTCGAAGGCGCCTTCCACGGTCGTACGCTTGCGACCATCGCCGCTGGCGGCCAGCAGAAATACATCGACGGTTTCGGCCCGAAGGTCGACGGCTTCGACCAGGTGCCCTTCGACGACGAGGCCGCGCTGAAGGCCGCGATCGGGCCCGAGACGGCTGCGCTGATGATCGAACCGATCCAGGGCGAAGGCGGCCTGCGCTCGGTGCCGGTACGCTTCCTCAAGCTGATCCGCGAGCTTTGCGACACGCATGGCCTGATGCTGATCTTCGACGAGATCCAGACCGGTGTCGGGCGCACCGGCAAGTTCTTCTCCTATGAGCTCTCGGGCATCGCGCCCGACATCATGGCGATCGCCAAGGGCATTGGCGGCGGCTTCCCGATGGGCGCCTGCCTCGCCACCGAGGACGCAGCCTCGGGCATGACGCTCGGCACGCATGGCACGACGTTCGGCGGCAACCCGCTCGCCATGGCGGTCGGCAATGCGGTGCTGGATGTCGTGCTGGCGCCGGGCTTCCTCGATCATGTGCAGCAGATGAGCCTGCGTCTGCGGCAGTCGCTGGCCCAGCTCAGGGATCACCATCCCGACGTGATCGCGGAGATCCGCGGCGAGGGGCTGATGATCGGCCTGAAGCTCAACACGCCGAACACCGACTTCGTGGTCGAGGCACGTGCGGCCGGGCTCCTGGTCGTCGCGGCCGGCGACAATGTCGTGCGCCTGCTTCCGCCGCTGATCATCACCGAAGCAGACGCCGCCGAGGCGATCGTGCGGCTCGAAAGGGCTGCGCAGGCGGTCGAGGCCACCCTGACGCGACCGGCGGCCGAATAA
- the argF gene encoding ornithine carbamoyltransferase: protein MRHFLDLSDFSSDQLRAILRAGEEMKARRRTPAAASDRLLEGKVIAMIFEQPSLRTRVSFDVGIRELGGSPMMVTGQEIELGERETIADTARVLSRYVDAIMIRMLDHDSVVEMAKYATVPVINGLTKRQHPCQVMADVMTFEERRGPIAGKRIAWTGDTNNVLTSWVHAAGRLDFELAIATPEELAPPPALIDWARKQGAKIRLTSRPEAAVEGADCVITDCWVSMGDEEGTRHNLLRPYQVDERLLGRAEKDAIFMHCLPASRGEEVTDAVMDGPQSAVFDEAENRLHAQKGILAWCFGGVAA, encoded by the coding sequence ATGCGCCATTTCCTCGATCTCTCCGATTTCTCCAGCGACCAGCTCCGCGCCATCCTGCGCGCAGGCGAGGAGATGAAGGCCCGCCGTCGCACGCCCGCGGCAGCCTCCGACCGCCTGCTCGAAGGCAAGGTCATCGCCATGATCTTCGAACAGCCTTCCTTGCGAACCCGCGTCTCCTTCGATGTCGGGATCCGTGAGCTTGGCGGCTCGCCGATGATGGTGACAGGGCAGGAGATCGAGCTCGGTGAGCGCGAGACCATTGCCGATACCGCCCGTGTGCTGTCGCGCTATGTCGACGCCATCATGATCCGCATGCTCGACCATGATTCCGTGGTCGAGATGGCGAAATATGCCACCGTGCCGGTCATCAACGGGCTGACCAAGCGCCAGCATCCCTGTCAGGTCATGGCCGATGTCATGACCTTCGAGGAGCGCAGGGGGCCGATCGCCGGCAAGCGCATCGCCTGGACCGGCGACACGAACAATGTCCTGACCTCCTGGGTGCATGCGGCCGGACGGCTCGATTTCGAGCTCGCGATCGCGACGCCCGAAGAGCTTGCTCCGCCGCCGGCACTGATCGACTGGGCTCGCAAGCAGGGCGCCAAGATCCGGCTGACCAGCCGGCCCGAAGCCGCGGTCGAGGGCGCTGATTGCGTCATCACCGATTGCTGGGTCTCGATGGGCGACGAGGAAGGCACGCGCCACAACCTGCTGCGCCCCTATCAGGTCGACGAGCGCCTGCTCGGCCGCGCCGAAAAGGATGCGATCTTCATGCACTGCCTGCCGGCGAGCCGCGGCGAGGAAGTCACCGATGCGGTCATGGACGGCCCGCAATCGGCCGTCTTCGACGAGGCCGAGAACCGGCTGCATGCGCAGAAGGGCATCCTGGCCTGGTGCTTTGGCGGCGTCGCAGCCTGA